The genomic interval CCGCACCTTCTCTATCGCGCCGCCGGCCGCCCGTCGCCGATGGTCATGGCCTTCATGAACGCCGCCGGCTGGATCGCGGGGCTGCGCATCCGCACGACGGGCACGCGGCTCCGGCGCGACGTGCTGTTCGTGTCCAATCATGTCAGCTGGCTCGACATATTGGCGCTGGGCGGCGCGGCGCGCTCGGCTTTCGTGTCGAAGGCCGAAGTGGGCACGACCCCGCTCGTCGGCTGGCTCGCCGACCAGAACCACACCGTCTATGTCCAGCGCGAGGCGCGGCGCGAGATTCACAATCAGGCGAACGAGCTGCGGGGTGCGCTCGCGCGCGGCCGGCCGGTGACGCTGTTTCCCGAGGGCACGACCGGGCCGGGCGACGGACTGCTGCCCTTCCGCGCCTCGCTGTTCCAGGCGGTGATCCCGACCCCGCCGAAGCTGCGCGTCCAGCCGGTCCTGCTCGACTATGGCGCCGAGGCGACCGACATTGCCTGGCTCGATCCCGAATCCGGGCTCGACAATTTCAAGCGGCTGCTCGCGCGCAAGCGTCCGATCTATCTGACGATCCATTATCTCGATCCGCTCCCCGACATCGTCGAGGGCGATCGCAAGCTGCTCGCCGAGGCGGCGCGTGCGACGATCGCGGCCGAAATCGCGCGGTCTTCCGCCGGCGCGCCGCATCGCCTATAGCGCGCCGATGAAATCCGACTCTCTCCCAAATCCTCAGAAGACCTTCCACGTCAAATCCTTCGGCTGCCAGATGAACGTCTATGACGGCGAGCGCATGGCCGAGATGCTAGGCGCCGAGGGCTATGTCGCGGCGGCCGATGGCGCCGACGCCGATTTGGTCGTGCTCAACACCTGCCACATCCGCGAAAAGGCGGCCGAGAAAGTCTATTCGGACATCGGCCGGCTGAAGCGCGCCGACGGCAGCACGCCGACCATCGCCGTCGCTGGCTGCGTCGCGCAGGCCGAAGGCGCCGAGATCGCGCGCCGCGCGCCCAGCGTCGACGTCGTCGTCGGCCCGCAGGCCTATCACCGCCTGCCCGGCCTCATCGCGCGCGCCGAGCGGGGAGAGAAGGCGGTCGACCTCGACATGCCGCTCGAAAGCAAGTTCGGCGCGCTGCCGAAGCGCAGCGGCAACCAGCGCCCGACCGCCTTCCTGACCGTGCAGGAAGGCTGCGACAAATTCTGCACCTATTGCGTCGTTCCCTATACGCGCGGCGCCGAGATCAGCCGGCCCTTCGCCGACCTGATCGCCGAAGCGCGCGCGCTCGTTGCGGGCGGCGTCCGCGAGATCACCTTGCTCGGGCAGAACGTCAATGCGTGGGACGGCGAGGACGAGCAGGGCAGGGCGATCGGCCTCGACGGGTTGATCCGCGAACTCGCGAAAGAGGACGGGCTCGAGCGCATCCGCTACACGACGAGCCATCCCAACGACATGACCGACGGGCTGATCGCGGCGCATGGCGAGATCGAGAAGCTGATGCCTTTTCTCCACCTGCCGGTGCAGGCGGGCAGCGACCGCATCCTCGCCGCGATGAACCGCAGCCATAGCGTCGACAGCTATCTGCGCGTCATCGAACGCGTCCGCGAAGCGCGCCCCGACATCGCGATCTCGGGCGACTTCATCGTTGGCTTCCCCGGTGAAACCGAAGAAGATTTCGACAAGACCATGAAGCTGATCGAAGACGTGGGTTTCGATACCTCGTTCTCGTTCATCTATTCGCGCCGCCCCGGCACGCCCGCGGCGAGCATGGAGGATCAGGTCGAGGAGGCGGTGATGAACGATCGCCTCCAGCGGCTTCAGGCGCTGCTCAACGAGCAGCAGCAGGGGTTCAACGAAGCGACCGTCGGCCGCGCGACGCGCCTGCTTCTCGAACGCAAGGGCAAGCATGACGGCCAGTTGATCGGCAAATCGCCCTGGCTGCAGTCGGTCCACGTCACCGCGCCGGGCCTCGCGATCGGCGACATGGTCGACGTGCGCGTCACCTCGGCCGGGCCGAACAGCCTCGGCGCCGAACTTCTGATGGAAGCAGTCGCCTAGTGGCTCGGGCTTCCTGTGTCCCCGCGAAGGCGGGGACCCATCACCCACTGCTTAAATTTGAGACGACCGGAGATGGACTCCCGCCTTCGCGGGAGTACACAGTCCTTTATCGAAGCTAGGAGCCCTGCCCACGTGTCCAAACGCCCGCTGACCGCCTCCACCCCCGCCGAACCCGGCGACCGCGTCCGACTGACGGCGGAGTTCGAGCGAACGCAGCTTCTGGGCATTCTTTTCGGCGAGTTCGACCGCAATCTCGTCGCGATCGAGAACCGCCTCGGCGTCTATATCTCGGCGCGCGGCAACCGTGTGCAGATCGAGGGCGAGGCCGAAGCCGCGGCGCGCGCGCGCGACGTGCTCACCGAACTCTACAATCGCATCGAACAGGGGCAGGAGGTCGACGCGGGGCTCGTCGATGGGGTGATCGCGATGTCGGCGCAGCCGACGCTCGACGGCATCATCCGCCACGACACGAGCGAAGCGCCGCCGGTGATGATCCGCACGCGCAAGAAGACGATCGTCCCGCGCGCGCCGTCGCAGGTCCCCTATATGCAGGCGCTCGCGCGCGACGAGGTGATCTTCGCGCTCGGCCCCGCGGGCACCGGCAAGACCTATCTCGCGGTCGCGCAGGCGGTCGCGCAGCTCATCACCGGCAGCGTCCAGCGCCTGATCCTCTCGCGCCCCGCGGTCGAGGCGGGCGAAAAGCTCGGCTTCCTCCCCGGCGACATGAAGGAAAAGGTCGATCCCTATCTGCGCCCGCTCTACGACGCGCTCCACGACTGCCTGCCCGCCGAGCAGGTCGAGCGCCGCATCGCGAGCGGCGAGATCGAGATCGCGCCGCTGGCCTTCATGCGCGGCCGCACCCTCGCCGACGCCTTCATCATCCTCGACGAGGCGCAGAACACGACGATCCCGCAGATGAAGATGTTCCTGACCCGCTTCGGCATGAACAGCCGGATGGTGATCTGCGGCGACCCGAAGCAGGTCGACCTGCCGATGCCCGCGACCTCGGGCCTCGCCGACGCGGTCGCGCGGCTCGAGGGGCTCGAAGGCATCAACGTCAGCCGCTTCACCGCCGCCGACGTCGTCCGCCACCCGATCGTCGGCCGGATCGTCGAGGCCTATGAGGGGCCGGGGGCTTAACGCAAGCGATGACGGCTATGGGGTGGTGAACTGCCATTGCGATCCATCAAGCCCCTCCCCTTCAGGGGAGGGGCAACGAAGACTTGGCAGCTTGCTGCCTAGTCGTAGTGGGGTGGGGTTTATCGGTGTTGCGCAAGGCCGATAGACCCCACCCCAACCCCTCCCCTGAAGGGGAGGGGCTTTCTTCTCTCCATGTCCGCAATCGGTCGGTCTCAGACATTCGTCATCCCGGACTTGATCCGGGATCCATTCTCTCCACGCCGCGTGAATGGACCCCGGATCAAGTCCGGGGTGACGATGAAAGATAGATCCGCTTCCGGCCGCCAGCGGCCTCGAACCCCTTAATCCGATGACCCCTGACATTGTCCCGGACGACGCCTCCCACAACGTCGCACCGTTCGCGCTATTTTTCGAGAGTGATTCGCATTAGCATATTGACCCTCTGATTTTGCG from uncultured Sphingopyxis sp. carries:
- a CDS encoding lysophospholipid acyltransferase family protein, translated to MVSPSIASATDRSSITWRTVARLALMVLTLLFLIVPHLLYRAAGRPSPMVMAFMNAAGWIAGLRIRTTGTRLRRDVLFVSNHVSWLDILALGGAARSAFVSKAEVGTTPLVGWLADQNHTVYVQREARREIHNQANELRGALARGRPVTLFPEGTTGPGDGLLPFRASLFQAVIPTPPKLRVQPVLLDYGAEATDIAWLDPESGLDNFKRLLARKRPIYLTIHYLDPLPDIVEGDRKLLAEAARATIAAEIARSSAGAPHRL
- the miaB gene encoding tRNA (N6-isopentenyl adenosine(37)-C2)-methylthiotransferase MiaB, translating into MKSDSLPNPQKTFHVKSFGCQMNVYDGERMAEMLGAEGYVAAADGADADLVVLNTCHIREKAAEKVYSDIGRLKRADGSTPTIAVAGCVAQAEGAEIARRAPSVDVVVGPQAYHRLPGLIARAERGEKAVDLDMPLESKFGALPKRSGNQRPTAFLTVQEGCDKFCTYCVVPYTRGAEISRPFADLIAEARALVAGGVREITLLGQNVNAWDGEDEQGRAIGLDGLIRELAKEDGLERIRYTTSHPNDMTDGLIAAHGEIEKLMPFLHLPVQAGSDRILAAMNRSHSVDSYLRVIERVREARPDIAISGDFIVGFPGETEEDFDKTMKLIEDVGFDTSFSFIYSRRPGTPAASMEDQVEEAVMNDRLQRLQALLNEQQQGFNEATVGRATRLLLERKGKHDGQLIGKSPWLQSVHVTAPGLAIGDMVDVRVTSAGPNSLGAELLMEAVA
- a CDS encoding PhoH family protein, coding for MSKRPLTASTPAEPGDRVRLTAEFERTQLLGILFGEFDRNLVAIENRLGVYISARGNRVQIEGEAEAAARARDVLTELYNRIEQGQEVDAGLVDGVIAMSAQPTLDGIIRHDTSEAPPVMIRTRKKTIVPRAPSQVPYMQALARDEVIFALGPAGTGKTYLAVAQAVAQLITGSVQRLILSRPAVEAGEKLGFLPGDMKEKVDPYLRPLYDALHDCLPAEQVERRIASGEIEIAPLAFMRGRTLADAFIILDEAQNTTIPQMKMFLTRFGMNSRMVICGDPKQVDLPMPATSGLADAVARLEGLEGINVSRFTAADVVRHPIVGRIVEAYEGPGA